In one Candidatus Hydrogenedentota bacterium genomic region, the following are encoded:
- a CDS encoding PSD1 domain-containing protein yields the protein MTTSKFRLTPLTCSFLAGLSLAVPSFADPVQFFENEVRPILAENCFACHGAEKQKGDLRLDSAAAMLQGASRGPVVKAGDPASLLFTVLGYTGDVKMPPDGKLPDEKIAVLQKWVADGAVWPDYGDAAKTAAKPAGIDVEAGRKHWAYQPISKPASPSVANATWAKTGIDDFILQRIEGAGLQPSAAADKRTLIRRATYDLTGLPPTPEEVRAFLDDESPEAYDRLIERLLASPQYGERWGRHWLDVVRYTDSFDSRASAATDPVEVWRYRDWVVNSVNADMPYDQFLRYQIAGDLIPGPDGGFNRDGLVATAMLAIGNWPQGDADKEKMVSDIVDDQIDVVSRGLLGTTLACARCHDHKFDPFTTQDYYALAGIFYSTSILPGPGAKTEGSPILHIPMASKEEIAQRAADQQQAEALRAERATLVREAQVQWVKQESTRAADYLLAASGAPGVDPANLNSQVVERWTRFLNQTGFSLMNRVTPGIHGKAGLLGRVGMEDMPAAAANTSDEEMKYLSITQPAKSLIVHPAPVTPVEVAWRSPEAISGTVTARVADADASCGDGVAWKLISRRSGQDTILREGMVANGGTANVALDAPYDFNIGDFLILRVEPAMGHACDSTVVDLTIAPANGPAWNLSSEVVPQFALGNPWPDGAGRPDVWWLAETRAGLTPDSILFAPWNTAKAEVATGARPAEALRDAARLVQAAALQPAEGAMAEYLAKFLGEAGPFWIEAPPQPQHPRLAEIDQTLGPIEARLAKPIELAVGIQEGGVPGTPYEGIRDVKVHKRGSYANLGDVVPRRMPVVLAGESQPPVGAGSGRLELADWVASKSNPLAARVMANRVWMLHFGQGLVRTPGDFGKQGQPPTHPELLDYLASEFIESGWSLKHLHRVMMGSATYQQASGGNALSATQDPDNQFLARMNRRKIEAEAVRDSLLAASGRLDLTMGGMAVTDIATPRRTLYLRTVRSNLNTFTTLFDGADPTSVVPRRNESLVSPQALFMLNNPFVLGEAETLAAKYAGAAEARAVIAELYEKIYGRPVTEQELEEGLALLSELGYPEGGALAAYVHVLFSSNEFMFVD from the coding sequence ATGACCACCTCGAAGTTCCGTTTGACGCCCCTCACGTGCAGTTTTCTTGCGGGCCTTTCCCTTGCCGTCCCGTCTTTCGCCGACCCGGTGCAGTTTTTTGAGAACGAAGTCCGGCCCATTCTGGCCGAGAACTGCTTTGCCTGTCATGGCGCGGAGAAGCAGAAGGGCGACCTTCGCCTGGATTCCGCCGCCGCCATGCTTCAGGGCGCGTCGCGCGGCCCCGTGGTGAAGGCGGGCGATCCGGCCAGCCTGCTTTTTACGGTGCTCGGCTATACCGGCGACGTCAAGATGCCGCCGGACGGCAAGTTGCCCGACGAGAAGATCGCCGTGCTCCAAAAGTGGGTGGCTGATGGGGCGGTATGGCCGGACTACGGCGATGCCGCGAAGACAGCGGCCAAGCCCGCCGGAATCGACGTGGAAGCCGGGCGCAAGCATTGGGCCTACCAACCCATCTCGAAGCCCGCATCGCCCTCGGTGGCCAATGCAACCTGGGCGAAGACGGGGATCGATGATTTCATTCTCCAGCGCATCGAAGGCGCGGGGCTTCAGCCATCGGCTGCGGCCGATAAGCGTACGCTGATTCGTCGCGCCACGTATGATCTTACCGGCCTTCCGCCCACACCGGAGGAAGTACGCGCTTTTCTGGACGACGAATCACCCGAGGCCTACGACAGGCTCATCGAGCGCCTCCTCGCTTCGCCTCAATACGGAGAGCGCTGGGGACGGCACTGGCTCGATGTCGTGCGCTACACGGATTCCTTCGATTCCCGGGCCAGCGCCGCCACGGATCCGGTCGAGGTCTGGCGCTATCGCGACTGGGTGGTGAATTCGGTCAATGCCGATATGCCCTACGATCAGTTTCTCCGTTACCAGATCGCCGGGGATCTCATTCCCGGGCCGGACGGCGGATTTAATCGTGATGGTCTCGTGGCCACGGCGATGCTGGCCATCGGCAACTGGCCCCAGGGCGATGCCGACAAGGAAAAAATGGTCTCGGATATCGTGGACGATCAGATCGATGTGGTCTCCCGCGGATTGCTGGGGACCACGCTGGCCTGCGCCCGCTGCCACGACCACAAGTTTGATCCTTTTACGACTCAGGACTATTACGCCCTGGCGGGTATCTTTTACAGCACCAGCATTCTGCCGGGGCCGGGCGCCAAGACCGAAGGATCGCCGATTCTGCATATCCCGATGGCGTCCAAGGAAGAGATCGCCCAGCGCGCGGCGGACCAGCAGCAGGCCGAGGCCCTCCGTGCCGAGCGGGCGACGCTGGTGCGCGAGGCCCAGGTGCAATGGGTGAAACAGGAATCGACTCGCGCCGCCGACTACCTCCTCGCCGCGTCGGGCGCGCCGGGGGTGGACCCCGCCAATTTGAATTCTCAGGTGGTCGAGCGCTGGACACGTTTCCTGAATCAGACGGGTTTCTCGCTGATGAATCGCGTCACTCCCGGCATCCATGGCAAGGCCGGGCTCCTTGGTCGCGTCGGCATGGAGGACATGCCCGCCGCCGCCGCCAATACCAGCGACGAGGAAATGAAGTACCTCTCTATCACGCAGCCGGCGAAGTCGCTCATTGTTCATCCCGCGCCGGTTACGCCGGTTGAAGTGGCGTGGCGCAGTCCCGAGGCCATCAGCGGCACGGTTACGGCGCGCGTGGCCGATGCCGATGCTTCCTGCGGCGATGGTGTTGCCTGGAAGCTCATCAGCCGCCGGAGCGGTCAGGACACGATCCTGCGCGAGGGCATGGTGGCAAATGGCGGAACGGCCAATGTGGCGCTGGATGCACCCTATGATTTCAACATCGGCGATTTCCTTATTCTCCGCGTCGAACCGGCCATGGGGCATGCCTGCGACAGCACGGTGGTGGATTTGACCATCGCCCCCGCCAATGGCCCGGCGTGGAATCTGTCCAGCGAGGTCGTTCCCCAGTTTGCCCTGGGCAATCCCTGGCCTGACGGGGCGGGGCGTCCCGATGTATGGTGGCTTGCCGAGACCCGCGCAGGGTTGACACCCGATTCGATCTTGTTCGCCCCGTGGAACACGGCGAAGGCCGAAGTCGCGACCGGCGCCCGGCCGGCGGAGGCGCTGCGCGACGCGGCCCGCCTGGTGCAGGCGGCGGCATTGCAACCCGCCGAGGGCGCCATGGCGGAGTACCTGGCGAAATTCCTGGGTGAAGCCGGGCCCTTCTGGATCGAGGCGCCTCCCCAACCACAGCATCCCCGACTGGCGGAGATTGACCAGACCCTGGGCCCTATCGAAGCGCGCCTGGCAAAGCCCATCGAACTCGCCGTGGGTATTCAGGAGGGCGGCGTGCCCGGCACGCCCTATGAGGGTATCCGCGATGTAAAGGTTCACAAGCGCGGCAGCTATGCCAATCTGGGCGACGTCGTACCCCGGCGCATGCCGGTGGTGCTCGCGGGCGAATCCCAGCCGCCCGTGGGCGCAGGCAGTGGTCGCCTGGAGCTGGCCGACTGGGTGGCCAGCAAGAGCAATCCCCTCGCCGCTCGGGTGATGGCCAATCGCGTCTGGATGCTTCATTTCGGCCAGGGACTGGTGCGCACGCCGGGCGACTTCGGCAAGCAGGGCCAGCCCCCGACACACCCCGAACTGCTGGACTATCTCGCCAGCGAGTTCATCGAATCCGGCTGGAGTCTGAAGCACCTTCACCGCGTGATGATGGGATCGGCCACCTATCAGCAGGCCTCAGGCGGCAACGCCCTCTCGGCGACACAAGATCCCGACAATCAGTTCCTTGCCCGCATGAACCGGCGCAAGATTGAGGCGGAGGCAGTGCGCGACAGCCTCCTCGCGGCTTCTGGACGTCTGGACCTGACCATGGGCGGCATGGCGGTTACCGACATTGCCACCCCGCGGCGCACCCTCTATTTGCGGACCGTTCGTTCGAACCTGAATACTTTTACAACCCTCTTCGACGGTGCCGACCCAACGTCGGTCGTGCCCCGTCGCAACGAATCGCTGGTGTCGCCCCAGGCGCTGTTCATGCTCAACAATCCCTTTGTCCTGGGGGAAGCCGAGACCCTGGCCGCGAAGTACGCGGGGGCGGCGGAGGCCCGCGCCGTCATTGCGGAGTTGTACGAGAAGATATATGGTCGGCCCGTGACGGAGCAGGAACTTGAGGAGGGGCTGGCATTGCTGAGCGAGTTGGGCTATCCCGAGGGCGGGGCGCTGGCGGCGTATGTGCATGTGTTGTTCAGCAGCAATGAGTTCATGTTTGTGGATTGA
- a CDS encoding four helix bundle protein yields MSEHEPLLPKHGGYRKLKSFQVAQLAYDVTVRFCDRYIDRRSRTHDQMVQAARSGVQNIVEGSQASGTSKKTELKLTNVARSSLEELRKDYEDFLRHRSLALWPGDDPRRAELVARRCTTADDVALWVVDHRKEHAALYTSLEPPRANAEISANAALVLINVACGLLNRQIAAQARAFEEQGGFTERLYRVRSERRRNNQ; encoded by the coding sequence ATGTCCGAGCACGAACCCCTACTCCCTAAACACGGCGGGTACCGAAAGCTCAAGAGTTTTCAGGTCGCTCAACTCGCATACGATGTTACGGTGCGGTTTTGCGACCGCTATATTGATCGCCGGAGCCGCACCCATGATCAGATGGTTCAAGCGGCGCGTAGCGGGGTCCAAAACATCGTCGAGGGCAGTCAGGCCTCCGGTACATCGAAGAAAACCGAACTGAAACTGACCAACGTGGCGCGGTCAAGCCTGGAAGAGCTGCGGAAAGACTACGAGGACTTTTTGCGTCACCGAAGCCTCGCACTCTGGCCTGGGGACGACCCACGTCGCGCTGAGCTCGTCGCGCGACGCTGCACCACCGCCGATGATGTCGCGCTTTGGGTCGTGGACCATCGCAAAGAACACGCCGCGCTCTATACTTCGCTGGAGCCCCCGCGGGCCAACGCGGAAATCTCGGCCAACGCCGCGCTGGTTTTGATCAATGTCGCGTGCGGCCTGCTCAATCGCCAGATCGCAGCACAAGCGCGAGCTTTTGAAGAACAAGGCGGCTTCACCGAGCGACTTTACCGCGTGCGTTCGGAGCGAAGGCGAAACAATCAATAA
- a CDS encoding PhoPQ-activated pathogenicity-related family protein produces MKRLTHRIFFSFALALFAATVRATPLDDYVSKPDPAFKYSLDEAASTSSAMHDAKVYHLVSQEWLTSKDVDRTLWEHWVTVVVPKERKFKPAMVVISGGGNGGEAPKVNPALVQIALTTGSIVMEVKQIPNQPLNFTEETMEQYKDGRKEDALITYGWDKFLKGGRAEWLARLPMTKAVVRAMDMVQAEMPDVEKFFVLGASKRGWTTWTTAAVDKRVIGIAPAVIDVLNFVPSVENHFNAYGFYAPAVSEYVEMEIMSRVRTPEMKALLDIVEPYSYRDRLTMPKYIINSAGDQFFTPDSWKFYFNDLVGEKHLRYMPNTDHGLSIEAYMNAASFYNALLADTPRPEYTWKMEADGALEMTCTTAPEKVLLWQAHNPKARDFRLEEIGKAWTSTPLEGKDGVYRALPEIKDGYTAFLIEATFKNPGFPMPFVFTTGVSILPDTYPGKK; encoded by the coding sequence ATGAAACGACTCACCCACCGCATCTTTTTCTCCTTCGCCCTGGCCCTCTTTGCGGCCACTGTTCGGGCCACGCCGCTGGACGACTATGTCAGCAAGCCCGATCCCGCGTTCAAGTATTCGTTGGATGAGGCGGCGAGCACGTCGAGCGCGATGCACGACGCGAAGGTCTATCATCTGGTTTCTCAGGAGTGGCTTACGAGTAAGGACGTGGACCGTACGCTTTGGGAACACTGGGTGACGGTGGTGGTTCCGAAAGAGCGCAAGTTCAAGCCGGCCATGGTGGTGATCAGCGGCGGCGGCAATGGCGGGGAAGCCCCGAAAGTGAATCCGGCGCTGGTGCAGATCGCGCTGACCACGGGTTCCATCGTGATGGAGGTCAAGCAAATCCCCAACCAGCCCTTGAACTTTACGGAAGAGACGATGGAGCAATACAAGGATGGCCGCAAGGAAGATGCGCTCATCACCTATGGCTGGGACAAGTTTTTGAAGGGGGGAAGGGCCGAGTGGCTGGCGCGCCTTCCCATGACCAAGGCGGTGGTGCGCGCGATGGATATGGTTCAGGCCGAGATGCCCGATGTGGAGAAGTTTTTCGTGCTGGGCGCATCCAAGCGGGGTTGGACCACGTGGACCACGGCGGCGGTGGACAAGCGGGTGATCGGTATTGCGCCGGCGGTGATCGACGTGCTCAATTTTGTGCCCTCGGTGGAGAACCACTTTAACGCCTACGGATTCTACGCGCCGGCGGTGAGCGAGTATGTGGAGATGGAAATCATGAGCCGGGTGCGCACGCCGGAGATGAAGGCGCTGCTGGATATTGTGGAGCCCTACAGCTATCGTGATCGCCTGACCATGCCGAAGTACATCATCAATTCGGCGGGCGATCAGTTTTTCACGCCGGACTCGTGGAAGTTTTACTTCAATGACCTGGTGGGCGAGAAGCACCTGCGCTACATGCCCAATACGGATCATGGCCTGAGCATTGAGGCCTATATGAACGCGGCCTCGTTCTACAACGCGCTGCTGGCCGATACGCCCCGCCCGGAATATACGTGGAAGATGGAGGCCGACGGCGCGCTGGAGATGACCTGCACGACCGCACCGGAGAAGGTGCTGCTGTGGCAGGCCCACAACCCGAAAGCCCGGGACTTCCGCCTGGAAGAAATCGGCAAGGCGTGGACGAGCACGCCCCTGGAGGGCAAAGACGGCGTGTACCGCGCGCTGCCGGAGATTAAGGACGGCTACACGGCCTTTCTGATTGAAGCCACTTTCAAGAATCCCGGATTTCCCATGCCGTTTGTGTTCACCACGGGCGTGAGCATTCTGCCGGACACCTACCCCGGGAAGAAATAG
- a CDS encoding DUF1501 domain-containing protein translates to MYPESPNRLSRRQVLSRFASGFGMLGLATMLPNQAGAGSALNPLAVQPAHIPARAKNVIFLFMSGGPSHVDLFDPKPRLLEEMGKPLPFEKPKLERTKTGNLLGSPWTFKRHGQSGMEFSELLPNLATCADDMCVIRSMVADNINHNGACLQMNTGEQTFSRPSLGSWLLYGLGSENQNLPGFVVLSPAQPAQGAPLWGSSFLPAAYQGTLVADMDNPIANLANQRFDGGVQRKQLDMLAKLNTQHQAQREEDSRLSARIASFELAYRMQTEAPEAFDIKGETEATRRLYGMDEPVTEIFGKQCLLARRLVERGVRCVQVYHTQTAKRSSCQLWDQHGGLKEELPANCAATDKPMAGLLKDLKSRGLLDETLVLWGGEFGRTPTAEGTNGREHHPFGFTMWMAGGGIRGGLTHGATDEYGWHAVEDRVHVHDLHATILHQMGIHHEQLTYRYSGRDYRLTDVHGNVVKSILV, encoded by the coding sequence ATGTACCCAGAGAGCCCGAATCGCCTTTCCCGCCGCCAGGTCCTTTCCCGCTTTGCCAGCGGCTTTGGCATGCTGGGCCTGGCCACGATGCTGCCCAATCAGGCTGGGGCCGGCTCGGCGCTGAATCCCCTGGCGGTGCAGCCCGCCCACATCCCCGCCCGGGCGAAAAACGTCATTTTCCTGTTCATGTCCGGTGGGCCGTCCCACGTGGACCTTTTCGATCCCAAGCCCCGGTTGCTGGAGGAGATGGGAAAGCCCCTGCCCTTCGAGAAGCCCAAGCTGGAGCGGACGAAGACCGGCAATCTGCTGGGCTCGCCGTGGACCTTCAAGCGCCACGGTCAGAGCGGCATGGAATTCAGCGAACTCCTGCCCAATCTGGCCACGTGCGCCGACGATATGTGCGTCATTCGCTCCATGGTGGCGGACAATATCAACCATAACGGCGCCTGCCTTCAGATGAACACGGGCGAGCAGACCTTCAGCCGTCCCAGTCTGGGATCGTGGCTTCTGTACGGCCTGGGCAGCGAAAACCAGAACCTGCCGGGCTTTGTGGTACTCAGTCCCGCGCAGCCGGCCCAGGGCGCGCCCCTGTGGGGTTCCAGCTTCCTGCCCGCCGCCTACCAGGGTACGCTGGTGGCCGATATGGATAACCCCATCGCCAATCTGGCCAACCAGCGCTTCGACGGCGGCGTCCAGCGGAAGCAACTCGACATGCTGGCAAAATTGAATACCCAGCATCAGGCCCAGCGCGAAGAGGACAGCCGGTTGAGCGCGCGTATCGCCTCCTTCGAGTTGGCGTATCGCATGCAGACGGAGGCCCCGGAGGCTTTTGACATCAAAGGTGAAACCGAGGCCACCCGGCGCCTGTACGGCATGGACGAGCCCGTGACCGAGATTTTTGGCAAGCAGTGCCTGCTCGCCCGACGCCTGGTGGAGCGGGGGGTGCGCTGTGTACAGGTCTATCACACCCAGACGGCCAAGCGATCCAGTTGCCAGCTTTGGGACCAGCACGGCGGACTCAAGGAAGAGCTTCCCGCCAACTGCGCCGCCACGGACAAGCCCATGGCGGGGCTGCTGAAGGATTTGAAGTCGCGGGGCCTGCTGGATGAGACCCTGGTGCTCTGGGGCGGCGAGTTTGGTCGTACGCCGACGGCCGAGGGCACCAATGGCCGCGAGCACCATCCCTTCGGCTTTACCATGTGGATGGCTGGCGGGGGCATTCGGGGCGGTCTGACCCACGGCGCGACCGATGAGTACGGCTGGCACGCGGTCGAGGACCGGGTCCATGTCCACGATCTGCACGCGACGATCCTGCATCAGATGGGCATACACCATGAGCAACTCACCTACCGCTATTCGGGCCGGGACTACCGTTTGACGGACGTACACGGTAACGTAGTTAAGTCCATACTCGTCTGA
- a CDS encoding DUF1559 domain-containing protein: MKSIGQNKKRSGFTLIELLVVIAIIGILAAILLPALARAREAARRASCQNNLKQWGLVCKMFANESKGERWPYSGIDVGGNVSEASIGLKRMNQYIGWWQVYPEYLTDMSLLCPSAGRYTLFQQTDLADANNVMTACDDSFVTKGGGVDSESPCFGITSPVADGRNYDQCDVTPDLCAVQPHVDRAITGGAYTDVRAYRYYNYLIPPSVMNGSLDDFYAVASTFRTGVIAANHMNGLNVGAETATLWKNKAGGQTFTLPSGKTYTQLLVREGIERFLITDINNSGASAGAQSSTVVMLDESRAYSGVSGGGLDSSNRFNHVPGGMNILFMDGHVEFGKLRTSGLWPVNEFAFRIPTWGSGLDFP; encoded by the coding sequence ATGAAATCTATTGGCCAAAATAAGAAGCGTTCGGGCTTCACGCTCATCGAGCTGCTGGTGGTTATCGCCATCATCGGTATCCTTGCCGCGATTCTGCTTCCGGCGCTGGCGCGCGCCCGCGAAGCGGCCCGCCGCGCTAGCTGCCAGAACAACCTCAAGCAGTGGGGTCTGGTGTGCAAAATGTTTGCAAACGAGTCAAAAGGTGAGCGCTGGCCGTATTCCGGCATCGACGTTGGTGGTAATGTAAGTGAAGCCAGTATCGGTCTAAAGCGCATGAACCAGTACATAGGGTGGTGGCAAGTTTATCCTGAGTATCTTACGGACATGAGTCTCCTTTGCCCGTCGGCTGGGCGCTACACCCTGTTTCAGCAGACCGACTTGGCCGACGCGAACAACGTGATGACCGCTTGCGATGATAGTTTCGTTACCAAAGGTGGTGGCGTCGACAGTGAAAGCCCCTGCTTTGGTATCACCTCCCCTGTGGCGGACGGTCGCAACTACGACCAGTGCGATGTGACCCCGGATCTGTGTGCTGTACAGCCCCACGTTGACAGGGCTATAACCGGCGGTGCTTACACCGATGTGCGCGCTTACCGGTACTACAACTATCTGATTCCCCCGTCGGTTATGAACGGATCGCTGGATGACTTTTACGCGGTAGCCAGTACGTTCCGGACTGGTGTGATCGCGGCGAATCACATGAATGGGTTGAATGTCGGTGCGGAAACAGCGACACTTTGGAAGAATAAGGCTGGCGGTCAAACCTTTACTCTTCCTTCTGGCAAGACTTACACACAACTCTTGGTGCGCGAAGGTATTGAGAGGTTTCTGATCACCGACATTAACAATTCGGGTGCTTCGGCCGGTGCACAGTCGAGCACCGTTGTTATGCTCGACGAGTCTCGCGCCTACTCTGGAGTGAGCGGTGGCGGGCTTGACAGTTCGAATCGTTTCAACCACGTTCCGGGCGGAATGAATATTCTGTTCATGGATGGGCACGTAGAGTTTGGCAAATTGCGGACGAGCGGCTTGTGGCCGGTGAATGAGTTCGCGTTCCGGATCCCCACATGGGGCAGTGGTTTGGACTTCCCTTGA